Part of the Zingiber officinale cultivar Zhangliang chromosome 8A, Zo_v1.1, whole genome shotgun sequence genome, gCAGATTTGTGTTTGTGAATTCTACCACAAATTTTGTTATCGTTAGTAATGCGGATGTATCAGGTAGGCCCCCGCCCCAGAGGAATTAGGGAGAAGGAGAGAAGGCTACTTTGGTTATTTCCTATTTTCGGGCTTTTAGAGGGGAGAGGCTTCGATGGAAGCGGGGCTGTTGGTTTTCTCCTCTGACTCACGCACGCAGTCCGCCATCTCACGCACTCCGCCGCCTCACGCACTTTGACGCCGCCTTCGCTGTCGTCACCAGCCAGCCACCGCCTCCTTTCCACCCTCACCACGCCCATAGTCCGACACTGACTCACCACCAGCCTTCCCCTCACACGAGCAGCAACACGCACGCCGCCGCCCCACACCGCCTCCGGTGTCGCCACCCACGACAGCCGCCTCCCTCTCCCCCTTCGTCGCCTCCGACCATTGTCGTTGTCGACTTCGGCCACACCTTCATCGTCGGCAACGAGCAGCCACGACCGGCCCGTGCTGTCGCTATCCTCCATTTCCCTCTGCACACCAGCCACCTCCTGCGGTTCTGGCAGCAGTCGCCAGTGCCACTCCACAGCCCTCGGCGAGTAGTCCCCAGTCGTCGGCGCCATTGCTGGCGCCCCCAGCACGGATCCGACATTGTTTCTGCCACCGAAGTAGTTTCCTCTCCCCCTCGTCACTATTGTCCTCGTGCCACAGCCTGCCGACGCCACCTCACGCCTTGCAGGGTCAACTTCGCCATCTCTCTCATGCCGGTATCCCTCCGCCAACTGACTCCGCAACCTCGTGCCGTCTACTCCATTCGGCTTCTTATGATTTACTACATTCGGCCTTCTAGCCATTAGGCCTACAAGCCATTGTTATATCCCGACTTGCGAGTTGCTTTCATGTTCCGGCCTTTACGTCGTTGTTATATTACGACCTATGCTCCGTGCCACCCTCCAGCTTCACGCCATCGCCTCCGACTCCGTGTTGCTTCTGGCTCCATGTCGCTTCCGATCTGTTCTTGCGAGCTTGGTATGCTTTACATTCAATTTTTATATTCTTCATTAtagtattatttattttctatcatTGGAGACTGATTTAAACGTTGGAGTGTCAGACCGAGATAGCCCCCGGTTTGTTTTCTAATAATCTTACCGACACCATTGACCGAAGACCTTCGGACACCTTTAGTCCTCATTTTTAGGAGTCCAACGACTCAGACAATATAGAAGACAACTCACCATTCTTCCTCCCTCAGAGTCATGGTGACTTTGGTTCGCATTCCAATCACATATCGACCTtccatctgactcagcttccggacgaagTCAGTTAGAAAATTACAATGAATTTAATGATGAAAATAAAATTCATCATAGAATTTGTGATAAATTTATATGTTTTCATCCCAAAGTTTGGCGATGACTTATTCGAGATGGAAAATTATTCATCGCAGAGTTGTTGATAAATGACTCAAAACTAACAATTGAGTTAGTGGTAGCAATGAGTGGTAGTAGTGGGGTAGAGTAGTTGAGTTAGTGGGGTGAATTGTGGAGTTAGTGGATTATGTAGGTAGCTTATAAATAGGCTGCATGTTTTATGATTTAATTGAAGTGTGAGAGATTATTGTGTTCCACTTGTCCATCTTTGTCCTCTTGTCCTCCTCCTAATTTTCTCtaacagtgatatcagagcatCGAGTTTAACGTGTCCTAGTTTGTTCTCAATGGCAATCAACGGAACTCTCAACCCCTCATCCCCATTTTCAAAGGAGAGTGCTACGAATTTTGGAGTATCAAAATGAAGACTCTATTTAAATCTCAAGATCTTTGGGATTTAATAGATAAAGGTTTTAACGATGAGGATGCCGATGAAGGTCAATTAAAGGAGAACATAAAGAAAGATTTGAAGGCACTGTTCATTCTTCAACAAGTAGTACATGAGACGATTTTCTCAAGAATTGCAACTGCCTCATTTTTCAAAGAAGCATGCGAAATATTGCAGAAAGAACTCCAAGGCTCCTCCAAGATGATAGCAGTGAAACTCCAGACTCTCGGAAGTGAGTTTGAGGCCTTGCTTATGAAGGGTAATGAAATTTTACAAGACTTTTTATCTAGAGTAATTTTGATTATCAGTCAAATGAGATTTTATGGAGAAAAGATCACTGATGCAATTATTGTTTCGAAAGTTTTGCGAAGTTTGACTCCTAAATATGATTACATAGTAACTATGATCGAGGAGGCAAAAGATCTCTCAATTTTACCTTTTGATGAACTAATGGGTTCTTTGCAAGCTCATGAGGCAAGGCGAAATATATCCACTGAGAAGAATGAAGAAAAGGCATTTCAGGcttctcaagtgaagggggagatagaaaaaaaggaagactTCGCTAGCAAGGGCCATGGAAGAGGAGGTTTTCATGGTAGAGGACGTGGTAAAGGAAGAAACCATTTTAATGTACAAGAGAAGCAATTTAAAGAGGATCAAAAATGGAATAAAAATTGCATTCAGTGTTATGGCTGCAAAAGATTTGGGCATAGGCAAATTGCAGAAATGGCTCACAAGCAAACTATGTGAAAGAAGAAAATGAGGAAAGTAAGTTATTTATGATTCATTCTCATTCTAAAGAAGTTCAAAAAGATATTTGATTTTTGGATAATGGATGTTCAAATCACATGACTGGAAATAAGTCATTATTTAAAGAGCTTGATGAATCACAGAAGATGCTAGTAAAACTTGGAGATAATAAGTAGATACAAGTCGAAGGCAAAGGCACAACTGTCGTTGAGATTAGCAATGGTAAAGTAAAATTACTTTACAATGTCTATTTTGTTCCTAGTTTGGCACATAGTTTGTTAAGTGTTGGACAATTGACGATGGGTGGCTATGCTATTATATTTGATAACGGAGCATGTGTTATTTCTGATAAAGATTCTGGAAAGTCTATTGTTAGTGTGCAAATGACAGAAAATAAGATGTTTCCACTGAAGATCTCTAATATGGGAAACCAACCTTTTATTGCCAGCGAAGATAATGAATCCAAGATGTGGCCCTTGAGATATGGGCATCTCAACATCAAAGGCATGCAACTTTTAAATCAGAAAAGTATGGTTTTTGGATTACCTCAAATTAATTCTCTTGGTTTATAAGAAGGATGTATTTATGGAAAACAAACAAGGAAGTCTTTTCCAAGTGGGCAATCATGGAGAGCTTCAGAATGCCTTGAGCTAATTCAcgctgatttatgtggtcctatgagaACTACATCGTTTGATGggagtaaatattttttaatgtttactgatgattttagtcgGATGAGTTGGGTATATTTTCTGGTAGACAAGTCAGAGAttatagaaaatttcaaaaaattcaaggTGCTTGTGGAAAAGCAAAAAGGTACTTTAATAAAGACTCTTCGTACAGATCGGGGAGATGAGTTCTTATCTAAAGAATTTGAGTTCTTATCTAAAGAATTTAGTAAATTTTGTGAAGAACATGGTATTCATAGGGAATTAACAACGCCTTATACACCGGAGCAAAATGGTGTTGCTAAACGGAAAAATTGAACCGTTGTAGAAATGGCTTGAAGTTTGCTGAATATCAGAGGACTTCTAAATAttttctgggctgaagcagtggCCACATCAGTTTACTTGCTGAATATTTCTCCAACAAGGGTCGTTTTAAATCAAACACCATATGAAGCATGGCGAGGTAGAAAACCATCGATAAATCACTTAAGAATTTTTTGTTGTATTGCATATACTTTGATTAACTCTCAATTTTGTCATAAACTTGAGAAGAAATCTGAAAAATGCATAATTGTTGGATATTGCAATCAATCAAAAGCATATCGATTGTATAATCCTCTTACTGGCAAATTAATTATAAGAATAGATGTAGATTTTGATGAAAACTCAAAGTGGAATTGGAATACACAAGGTGAAGAGACTCAAATTCACATCCCAATGAAGGATAGAACTCCAACAACAGAAGGTATTGAATCATCTCCTTTGGAATCACCAGCTCCCTCACCATCAAATTCAAGAAGTAGCAGTTCATCCTCCTTACAAGAATCTTCTGATGAAGCACCTCCAACAAAGGTTAGATCTTTAAGAGAAATATATGAGTCAAGTCAATTTGCTCTTTTGGTTACAGATCCTACAACCTTTGAAGAAGCAGTAACAAAAGAGGAATGGAGGAATGCAATGAAAGAAGAGTTAATTGCAATCCATAAAAATGAAACATGGGAGATggtagtgttggaaccccaaggttgttttggtgtgatcaacaagttaagttaggtcttgtgtgtttctaacattgtgtctaagtgtgcaggagcttaggagcacaggtactcgagcggcagacgtagctagcgagaaggacgacacgcggtgcgtctaagggacgaggtgctgcagaaaagtacaccggcagacgagaaggaaccgtgcggtggttccgagggacgaaagccggaggggaagattgctcggggagcaagagacgcagctagcgagaaggtcagcacggggcacgaccgagggacgaagactgcagatgagtacactggtggacgagaaggaaacacgtggcggttccaagagaggagaagccggagggaagcctgctcgagaagatcgaaagttgggttcgggtgagccctttttcggatggaagaaatcacccaagtgagcggatccaaAGTAGAAGACCCGAACTGAGGCGGACCAAACCAGAGCAAAGGTCCCGACGGAGAAAAGTCAACATCGGTTGACTTGggggtccagggcgcccggaacagtccggggcgcccggaccagcccggggcgcccggaacccttccgggcgcccggaccgtgaagtttaaccagatcgagctttgactcgatctgaacgttaggggataaaatttatcccctcagggcgcccggaaccctccaggcgccccgaccaaggctataaatatagccttggtccagaagcttttcaatcaattcagaaattgtaacaacacttgtgcgcttccactgtttaaattagcttctctctttctgtgcctacactgctgtaaaagaggcttctccgcctgaaggagatagtagtacgatcatcttccttggattaacaacctccccggttgtaaccaagtcaaatccggtgcctcggttttttattttctgtttattttattattcttcaAGTGTTGGTTTGAAAAGTCGAGAAGagtctattttatttgtttttcagggctattcaatcccctttctagccggcccaacggtcctacaagtggtatcagagctgaggcgcttcaggaggactaaccgtcaaacgaagcaacgagatggtcggaccaagcatccatccaccgaaattcgaaggggatttcgccatTTGGAAAAAGCTGATGTAGATATTCTTTACCACCGATTTTGAATTAATGCTtacaatggaatttggttttacagcaccggaaggtaaggagaaaaaCAATTGGACGAAAAGGAACAAACCGACTTCGTGGCGAgcgacaaagcagaataccatctgctaagtgttcttccgcctcaagaagtcaacaggatcaggaactacgactcggcaaaagaactttgggaggagttcctcgagctgcacgaaggaacgtccgaagccaagctcgccagaagagatctacttcgcaatcagctcaccagcctgcgacttggggaagactaGATGGTTGCACacctgcactcgagaatcaagaagatcatcaccggactctcgaatctcggagaaaatgtaagtaaccaagattcgctaaggtacgctttgaattcctttcctagaaatgccaaatgggcatcattagtagatgccttttacatttctaaagatttagaaaagatttcgttAGAGgaatttttctcgacttttgaagtgcacgaatcaagatgtgcaggttcaaaggagcccaagaacaacgtcgccctcaaagcttcgagagacgaacctgagtcggaatcttctctcgatgacgaggaaat contains:
- the LOC122010810 gene encoding uncharacterized protein LOC122010810; translated protein: MKTLFKSQDLWDLIDKGFNDEDADEGQLKENIKKDLKALFILQQVVHETIFSRIATASFFKEACEILQKELQGSSKMIAVKLQTLGSEFEALLMKGNEILQDFLSRVILIISQMRFYGEKITDAIIVSKVLRSLTPKYDYIVTMIEEAKDLSILPFDELMGSLQAHEARRNISTEKNEEKAFQASQVKGEIEKKEDFASKGHGRGGFHGRGRGKGRNHFNVQEKQFKEDQKWNKNCIQCYGCKRFGHRQIAEMAHKQTM